The Roseococcus microcysteis genome contains a region encoding:
- a CDS encoding ClpX C4-type zinc finger protein, with protein sequence MTVKERVQGAIRILFGRKENVPTCSFCGRSRLSGETIVAGPGVAICESCAFMALDQVATQNDPAAPQGLIEIGLMPLYEAVCLLPAQRATLADDLAAAAARVPCHLLGWSYSCSSRTGDYLAVRVACTEDVDKDLVPERFHAALFSNDVAASRGGMP encoded by the coding sequence ATGACAGTCAAGGAGAGGGTGCAGGGGGCGATCCGCATTCTTTTTGGGCGGAAGGAAAATGTCCCCACTTGCAGTTTTTGTGGGCGCTCCCGCCTGTCGGGCGAGACGATCGTTGCCGGACCCGGCGTCGCTATTTGCGAGTCATGCGCCTTCATGGCGCTCGACCAGGTGGCGACTCAAAACGATCCTGCGGCCCCGCAGGGCTTGATCGAAATCGGCCTCATGCCGCTCTACGAAGCCGTCTGCCTTTTGCCAGCGCAGAGAGCCACGCTGGCAGATGATCTTGCTGCGGCAGCCGCAAGGGTGCCCTGCCATCTGCTCGGCTGGTCCTACAGCTGCAGCTCGCGGACAGGGGATTATCTGGCCGTTCGTGTCGCCTGCACCGAGGACGTGGACAAAGACCTCGTTCCCGAGCGATTCCACGCGGCCCTGTTTTCAAACGACGTCGCTGCGTCACGAGGCGGAATGCCGTAA
- a CDS encoding FAD-binding oxidoreductase has product MPPLDMLSATLGPAACLRAEEDIAPYAVDWRGVYHGRPVAVLRPADTAQVSEALRLCAAQGLAVVPAGGRTSLCGAVVPGAAGPPSVVLSLERMNRLRDVDALDNSLVAEAGCTVESVQNAATEAGRFFPLHFGAQGSAMIGGALSTNAGGIRTLRYGNARDLVLGLEVVLPDGRVLDDLRRVRKDNSGYALRHLFIGAEGTLGVITAASLKLFPRLVTRETALVAVRSPHEALRLLARCQESGADLVAFELIRKVCIDITLRHGTNIRQPMELSTDWYCLIEAASTHAAIPVREALEGALMAGLEAGEAEDVVLCESEAQRQNLWNIRETFPTCSRMEGPGLPTDTSVPVSRIPDFLDRSAALIAENWPEGRMVALGHMGDGNIHLSLQAPAGMTHAEWHARAPHFEDRVGEIAVELGGSFSAEHGIGQSKRGAMAALKSPVALDLMRAIKSVLDPEGMMNPGKVLP; this is encoded by the coding sequence ATGCCCCCGCTCGACATGCTCAGCGCCACCCTCGGCCCCGCCGCCTGCCTCCGCGCCGAGGAGGACATCGCCCCCTATGCCGTGGATTGGCGCGGCGTCTATCACGGGCGGCCCGTCGCCGTGCTGCGGCCGGCCGACACGGCGCAGGTGAGTGAGGCGCTGCGCCTCTGCGCCGCGCAGGGCCTGGCCGTGGTGCCGGCGGGCGGGCGCACCTCGCTTTGCGGCGCCGTGGTGCCGGGTGCGGCGGGTCCGCCCAGCGTGGTACTGAGCCTGGAGCGCATGAACCGCCTGCGCGACGTGGACGCGCTGGACAATTCCCTGGTGGCCGAGGCCGGCTGCACCGTGGAGTCCGTGCAGAACGCCGCCACCGAGGCCGGCCGCTTCTTCCCGCTGCATTTCGGCGCGCAGGGTTCGGCCATGATCGGCGGCGCGCTTTCCACCAATGCCGGCGGCATCCGCACCCTGCGCTACGGCAATGCGCGCGATCTCGTGCTGGGGCTGGAGGTGGTGCTGCCCGATGGCCGCGTGCTGGATGATCTGCGGCGCGTGCGGAAGGACAATTCCGGCTATGCGCTGCGGCACCTCTTCATCGGCGCCGAGGGCACGCTGGGCGTCATCACCGCCGCCTCGCTCAAGCTCTTCCCGCGGCTGGTGACGCGCGAGACGGCGCTGGTCGCCGTGCGCAGCCCGCATGAGGCGCTGCGCCTGCTGGCGCGCTGCCAGGAAAGCGGCGCGGACCTCGTGGCCTTCGAACTGATCCGCAAGGTCTGCATCGACATCACGCTGCGGCACGGCACCAACATCCGCCAGCCGATGGAGCTTTCGACCGACTGGTACTGCCTCATCGAGGCCGCCAGCACCCATGCCGCCATCCCCGTGCGCGAGGCCCTGGAAGGCGCCCTCATGGCCGGGCTGGAGGCCGGCGAGGCCGAGGACGTGGTGCTGTGCGAGAGCGAGGCGCAACGCCAGAACCTGTGGAACATCCGCGAGACCTTCCCCACCTGCTCGCGCATGGAGGGGCCGGGCCTGCCCACCGACACCTCGGTGCCCGTGTCGCGCATCCCGGACTTCCTGGACCGGAGTGCCGCGCTGATCGCGGAGAACTGGCCGGAGGGGCGGATGGTGGCGCTGGGGCATATGGGCGATGGCAACATCCATCTCTCGCTCCAGGCGCCTGCCGGCATGACCCATGCGGAATGGCACGCGCGCGCGCCGCATTTCGAGGACCGCGTGGGGGAGATCGCGGTGGAACTGGGCGGCAGCTTCTCGGCCGAGCATGGCATCGGCCAGTCCAAGCGCGGCGCCATGGCCGCGCTGAAATCGCCCGTGGCGCTCGACCTCATGCGGGCCATCAAGTCCGTGCTGGACCCCGAGGGGATGATGAACCCGGGCAAGGTGCTTCCCTGA